The following coding sequences are from one Gossypium raimondii isolate GPD5lz chromosome 4, ASM2569854v1, whole genome shotgun sequence window:
- the LOC105780708 gene encoding nudix hydrolase 16, mitochondrial: MSDLVARTGRLQQRYENGYRLVAGCIPFRYRCLDESHHENSENVVEVLMINSTSGPGLLFPKGGWENDETVEEAAVREAIEEAGVRGDLLDFVGDYNFKSKTHEDEFSPEGLCKAAMFALLVKEELNSWPEQSTRIRSWLTISQAIQNCRHAWMKEALEYGFCKWLAQKRKTTS, from the exons ATGTCCGATTTAGTGGCACGTACAGGTCGGCTTCAGCAAAGGTACGAGAACGGCTATCGGCTTGTCGCTGG GTGTATTCCATTTAGGTATAGATGTTTAGATGAGTCACACCATGAAAATTCTGAAAATGTGGTTGAAGTATTGATGATCAACTCAACTAGCGGACCAGGTCTTTTGTTTCCTAAG GGAGGTTGGGAGAATGATGAAACTGTCGAAGAGGCTGCAGTGAGGGAAGCAATTGAAGAAGCTGGAGTCCGAGGAGATTTATTG gATTTCGTAGGAGATTATAATTTTAAGAGCAAAACTCATGAAGATGAATTCAGTCCTGAAGGATTATGTAAAGCAGcaatgtttgctttgttggtaaAGGAGGAATTAAATTCATGGCCGGAGCAAAGCACTCGTATAAGAAGTTGGCTAACCATATCACAAGCAATTCAGAATTGTAGGCATGCATGGATGAAAGAGGCTTTGGAGTATGGTTTTTGTAAGTGGCTTGCACAAAAGAGGAAGACGACTTCCTAA